The Triplophysa rosa unplaced genomic scaffold, Trosa_1v2 scaffold482, whole genome shotgun sequence genome contains a region encoding:
- the LOC130550930 gene encoding amyloid beta precursor protein binding family B member 2-like encodes MWCVCCVSGMDMINGAINSLMSNAGKEDWTPVLLNIADACITVFEEKEEEEEVLVECRVRFLCFMGVGRDVHTFAFIMDTGKQHFQCHVFWCDPNAGGVSEAVQSACVLRYQKCLGKNSSSAPPPADSVTRRVTSSVKRGVQSIIDTLKKKPAPDVPHQ; translated from the exons atgtggtgtgtgtgttgtgtgtcagGGATGGATATGATCAACGGAGCGATCAACAGTCTGATGTCAAATGCAGGGAAGGAGGACTGGACCCCCGTCCTGCTGAACATCGCTGACGCCTGCATTACTGTTTTTGAAGAGAAG gaagaagaggaggaggtgTTGGTGGAGTGTCGCGTACGCTTTCTCTGCTTCATGGGTGTCGGCCGTGACGTCCACACATTTGCGTTCATCATGGACACGGGAAAGCAGCACTTTCAGTGTCATGTGTTCTGGTGTGATCCCAATGCTGGAGGCGTGTCAGAGGCCGTGCAGTCAGCATGTGTG TTAAGATATCAGAAGTGTCTGGGGAAAAACAGCTCTTCAGCTCCGCCCCCTGCCGACTCCGTCACGCGCCGTGTGACGTCCAGCGTGAAGCGAGGCGTTCAATCAATCATAGACACTCTGAAGAAGAAACCCGCCCCTGATGTTCCCCACCAATGA
- the LOC130550929 gene encoding neuronal acetylcholine receptor subunit alpha-9-II-like isoform X3 translates to MERTQHGMVMIISALLLIEVGQCAQGRFTQKLLNDLMENYSSALRPVDDTDKTLNVTLQVTLSQIKDMDERNQVLIAYLWIRQTWNDAYLKWNKEDYDGLEVIRIPSSLVWRPDLVLYNKYAHDDFSGPVDTNVVLRYTGEITWDAPAITKSSCVVDVSYFPFDSQQCNLTFGSWTYNGNQVDITMAMDSGDLSDFVENVEWECHGMPATRNVIMYGCCSDPYPDITYTLLLQRRSSFYIFNLLLPCFLISFLAPLGFYLPADSGEKVSLGVTVLLALTVFQLMVAESMPPSERVPLIGKYYIATMTMITASTALTIFIMNIHFCGADAKPVPHWAKVLIIDYMSKIFFVYEVGESCASPFGHTEDSKPQHNPKNRSPNLQHDNKLKEHSSEKTATGQHNLLSLSSKCERYDSNAPPPCFPDDDKSPAFGVTCDRCGCRGRSGILSCGPKLIRNVEYISNCFREQRATSLKVAEWKKVAKVMDRFFMWIFFIMVFLMSILIIGKAPGVQE, encoded by the exons ATGGAGAGAACGCAGCACGGGATGGTGATGATAATCTCTGCGTTACTGCTCATTGAAG tgGGTCAGTGTGCTCAGGGTCGATTCACACAGAAGCTCTTGAATGATCTGATGGAGAATTACTCTAGCGCTCTGCGACCGGTGGACGACACCGACAAAACCCTCAACGTCACCCTGCAGGTCACACTGTCTCAGATCAAAGACAtg gatgaGAGGAATCAGGTGTTAATTGCGTATCTGTGGATCAGACAGACATGGAATGATGCTTATCTGAAATGGAATAAAGAGGATTATGATGGTCTGGAGGTCATACGCATTCCCAGCAGCCTCGTGTGGAGACCAGACCTGGTGCTCTATAACAAGTACGCCC ATGATGATTTCTCTGGGCCCGTGGACACAAACGTTGTGTTGCGTTATACCGGAGAGATCACGTGGGACGCTCCTGCCATCACTAAGAGTTCATGTGTGGTGGACGTCTCTTACTTTCCCTTTGACAGCCAGCAGTGCAACTTAACATTCGGCTCATGGACCTACAATGGGAACcag GTGGACATCACCATGGCGATGGACAGCGGCGATCTGTCTGACTTTGTGGAGAACGTGGAGTGGGAATGTCACGGAATGCCAGCCACCAGGAACGTGATCATGTACGGATGCTGCTCGGATCCGTATCCCGACATCACGTACACGCTCCTGCTGCAGAGGCGGAGCTCCTTTTACATCTTTAACCTGCTGCTGCCCTGTTTCCTCATCTCGTTCCTGGCACCACTGGGATTCTATCTGCCCGCTGACTCGGGTGAGAAGGTGTCGCTGGGCGTGACTGTCCTGCTGGCGCTCACCGTCTTCCAGCTGATGGTGGCGGAGAGTATGCCTCCATCTGAGAGGGTTCCTCTCATCG gtAAGTATTACATAGCGACGATGACTATGATCACAGCATCCACCGCTCTGACCATCTTCATCATGAACATTCATTTCTGTGGAGCGGACGCTAAACCCGTACCACACTGGGCCAAAGTTCTCATCATTGACTACATGTCCAAGATCTTCTTTGTCTATGAGGTCGGGGAAAGCTGTGCTTCACCGTTTGGACATACCGAAGATTCTAAGCCACAACACAATCCCAAGAACCGCAGTCCGAACCTTCAGCATGATAACAAACTGAAAGAACATTCATCAGAGAAGACTGCGACTGGACAACAcaatcttctctctctctccagtaagTGTGAGAGATACGATTCTAATGCCCCGCCCCCCTGTTTCCCTGATGATGACAAATCACCCGCTTTCGGTGTGACATGTGACCGTTGTGGCTGTCGGGGCAGAAGTGGAATTCTAAGCTGTGGCCCGAAACTGATCCGGAATGTCGAATACATCTCAAACTGCTTCCGGGAGCAAAGAGCGACCTCTCTGAAAGTGGCTGAATGGAAGAAGGTTGCCAAGGTGATGGACCGATTCTTCATGTGGATATTCTTCATCATGGTCTTCCTCATGAGCATCCTCATCATTGGCAAAGCACCTGGAGTGCAGGAGTGA
- the LOC130550929 gene encoding neuronal acetylcholine receptor subunit alpha-9-II-like isoform X1 produces the protein MFSVQGSIVICISCMFTAVRVCFVCAVGQCAQGRFTQKLLNDLMENYSSALRPVDDTDKTLNVTLQVTLSQIKDMDERNQVLIAYLWIRQTWNDAYLKWNKEDYDGLEVIRIPSSLVWRPDLVLYNKYAHDDFSGPVDTNVVLRYTGEITWDAPAITKSSCVVDVSYFPFDSQQCNLTFGSWTYNGNQVDITMAMDSGDLSDFVENVEWECHGMPATRNVIMYGCCSDPYPDITYTLLLQRRSSFYIFNLLLPCFLISFLAPLGFYLPADSGEKVSLGVTVLLALTVFQLMVAESMPPSERVPLIGKYYIATMTMITASTALTIFIMNIHFCGADAKPVPHWAKVLIIDYMSKIFFVYEVGESCASPFGHTEDSKPQHNPKNRSPNLQHDNKLKEHSSEKTATGQHNLLSLSSKCERYDSNAPPPCFPDDDKSPAFGVTCDRCGCRGRSGILSCGPKLIRNVEYISNCFREQRATSLKVAEWKKVAKVMDRFFMWIFFIMVFLMSILIIGKAPGVQE, from the exons ATGTTTTCAGTTCAGGGTAGTATTGTTATATGTATATCATGTATGTTTACAGCAGtacgtgtgtgttttgtgtgtgcagtgGGTCAGTGTGCTCAGGGTCGATTCACACAGAAGCTCTTGAATGATCTGATGGAGAATTACTCTAGCGCTCTGCGACCGGTGGACGACACCGACAAAACCCTCAACGTCACCCTGCAGGTCACACTGTCTCAGATCAAAGACAtg gatgaGAGGAATCAGGTGTTAATTGCGTATCTGTGGATCAGACAGACATGGAATGATGCTTATCTGAAATGGAATAAAGAGGATTATGATGGTCTGGAGGTCATACGCATTCCCAGCAGCCTCGTGTGGAGACCAGACCTGGTGCTCTATAACAAGTACGCCC ATGATGATTTCTCTGGGCCCGTGGACACAAACGTTGTGTTGCGTTATACCGGAGAGATCACGTGGGACGCTCCTGCCATCACTAAGAGTTCATGTGTGGTGGACGTCTCTTACTTTCCCTTTGACAGCCAGCAGTGCAACTTAACATTCGGCTCATGGACCTACAATGGGAACcag GTGGACATCACCATGGCGATGGACAGCGGCGATCTGTCTGACTTTGTGGAGAACGTGGAGTGGGAATGTCACGGAATGCCAGCCACCAGGAACGTGATCATGTACGGATGCTGCTCGGATCCGTATCCCGACATCACGTACACGCTCCTGCTGCAGAGGCGGAGCTCCTTTTACATCTTTAACCTGCTGCTGCCCTGTTTCCTCATCTCGTTCCTGGCACCACTGGGATTCTATCTGCCCGCTGACTCGGGTGAGAAGGTGTCGCTGGGCGTGACTGTCCTGCTGGCGCTCACCGTCTTCCAGCTGATGGTGGCGGAGAGTATGCCTCCATCTGAGAGGGTTCCTCTCATCG gtAAGTATTACATAGCGACGATGACTATGATCACAGCATCCACCGCTCTGACCATCTTCATCATGAACATTCATTTCTGTGGAGCGGACGCTAAACCCGTACCACACTGGGCCAAAGTTCTCATCATTGACTACATGTCCAAGATCTTCTTTGTCTATGAGGTCGGGGAAAGCTGTGCTTCACCGTTTGGACATACCGAAGATTCTAAGCCACAACACAATCCCAAGAACCGCAGTCCGAACCTTCAGCATGATAACAAACTGAAAGAACATTCATCAGAGAAGACTGCGACTGGACAACAcaatcttctctctctctccagtaagTGTGAGAGATACGATTCTAATGCCCCGCCCCCCTGTTTCCCTGATGATGACAAATCACCCGCTTTCGGTGTGACATGTGACCGTTGTGGCTGTCGGGGCAGAAGTGGAATTCTAAGCTGTGGCCCGAAACTGATCCGGAATGTCGAATACATCTCAAACTGCTTCCGGGAGCAAAGAGCGACCTCTCTGAAAGTGGCTGAATGGAAGAAGGTTGCCAAGGTGATGGACCGATTCTTCATGTGGATATTCTTCATCATGGTCTTCCTCATGAGCATCCTCATCATTGGCAAAGCACCTGGAGTGCAGGAGTGA
- the LOC130550929 gene encoding neuronal acetylcholine receptor subunit alpha-9-II-like isoform X2: protein MFSVQGSIVICISCMFTAVRVCFVCAVGQCAQGRFTQKLLNDLMENYSSALRPVDDTDKTLNVTLQVTLSQIKDMDERNQVLIAYLWIRQTWNDAYLKWNKEDYDGLEVIRIPSSLVWRPDLVLYNKADDDFSGPVDTNVVLRYTGEITWDAPAITKSSCVVDVSYFPFDSQQCNLTFGSWTYNGNQVDITMAMDSGDLSDFVENVEWECHGMPATRNVIMYGCCSDPYPDITYTLLLQRRSSFYIFNLLLPCFLISFLAPLGFYLPADSGEKVSLGVTVLLALTVFQLMVAESMPPSERVPLIGKYYIATMTMITASTALTIFIMNIHFCGADAKPVPHWAKVLIIDYMSKIFFVYEVGESCASPFGHTEDSKPQHNPKNRSPNLQHDNKLKEHSSEKTATGQHNLLSLSSKCERYDSNAPPPCFPDDDKSPAFGVTCDRCGCRGRSGILSCGPKLIRNVEYISNCFREQRATSLKVAEWKKVAKVMDRFFMWIFFIMVFLMSILIIGKAPGVQE, encoded by the exons ATGTTTTCAGTTCAGGGTAGTATTGTTATATGTATATCATGTATGTTTACAGCAGtacgtgtgtgttttgtgtgtgcagtgGGTCAGTGTGCTCAGGGTCGATTCACACAGAAGCTCTTGAATGATCTGATGGAGAATTACTCTAGCGCTCTGCGACCGGTGGACGACACCGACAAAACCCTCAACGTCACCCTGCAGGTCACACTGTCTCAGATCAAAGACAtg gatgaGAGGAATCAGGTGTTAATTGCGTATCTGTGGATCAGACAGACATGGAATGATGCTTATCTGAAATGGAATAAAGAGGATTATGATGGTCTGGAGGTCATACGCATTCCCAGCAGCCTCGTGTGGAGACCAGACCTGGTGCTCTATAACAA ggcAGATGATGATTTCTCTGGGCCCGTGGACACAAACGTTGTGTTGCGTTATACCGGAGAGATCACGTGGGACGCTCCTGCCATCACTAAGAGTTCATGTGTGGTGGACGTCTCTTACTTTCCCTTTGACAGCCAGCAGTGCAACTTAACATTCGGCTCATGGACCTACAATGGGAACcag GTGGACATCACCATGGCGATGGACAGCGGCGATCTGTCTGACTTTGTGGAGAACGTGGAGTGGGAATGTCACGGAATGCCAGCCACCAGGAACGTGATCATGTACGGATGCTGCTCGGATCCGTATCCCGACATCACGTACACGCTCCTGCTGCAGAGGCGGAGCTCCTTTTACATCTTTAACCTGCTGCTGCCCTGTTTCCTCATCTCGTTCCTGGCACCACTGGGATTCTATCTGCCCGCTGACTCGGGTGAGAAGGTGTCGCTGGGCGTGACTGTCCTGCTGGCGCTCACCGTCTTCCAGCTGATGGTGGCGGAGAGTATGCCTCCATCTGAGAGGGTTCCTCTCATCG gtAAGTATTACATAGCGACGATGACTATGATCACAGCATCCACCGCTCTGACCATCTTCATCATGAACATTCATTTCTGTGGAGCGGACGCTAAACCCGTACCACACTGGGCCAAAGTTCTCATCATTGACTACATGTCCAAGATCTTCTTTGTCTATGAGGTCGGGGAAAGCTGTGCTTCACCGTTTGGACATACCGAAGATTCTAAGCCACAACACAATCCCAAGAACCGCAGTCCGAACCTTCAGCATGATAACAAACTGAAAGAACATTCATCAGAGAAGACTGCGACTGGACAACAcaatcttctctctctctccagtaagTGTGAGAGATACGATTCTAATGCCCCGCCCCCCTGTTTCCCTGATGATGACAAATCACCCGCTTTCGGTGTGACATGTGACCGTTGTGGCTGTCGGGGCAGAAGTGGAATTCTAAGCTGTGGCCCGAAACTGATCCGGAATGTCGAATACATCTCAAACTGCTTCCGGGAGCAAAGAGCGACCTCTCTGAAAGTGGCTGAATGGAAGAAGGTTGCCAAGGTGATGGACCGATTCTTCATGTGGATATTCTTCATCATGGTCTTCCTCATGAGCATCCTCATCATTGGCAAAGCACCTGGAGTGCAGGAGTGA
- the LOC130550929 gene encoding neuronal acetylcholine receptor subunit alpha-9-II-like isoform X4, with amino-acid sequence MERTQHGMVMIISALLLIEVGQCAQGRFTQKLLNDLMENYSSALRPVDDTDKTLNVTLQVTLSQIKDMDERNQVLIAYLWIRQTWNDAYLKWNKEDYDGLEVIRIPSSLVWRPDLVLYNKADDDFSGPVDTNVVLRYTGEITWDAPAITKSSCVVDVSYFPFDSQQCNLTFGSWTYNGNQVDITMAMDSGDLSDFVENVEWECHGMPATRNVIMYGCCSDPYPDITYTLLLQRRSSFYIFNLLLPCFLISFLAPLGFYLPADSGEKVSLGVTVLLALTVFQLMVAESMPPSERVPLIGKYYIATMTMITASTALTIFIMNIHFCGADAKPVPHWAKVLIIDYMSKIFFVYEVGESCASPFGHTEDSKPQHNPKNRSPNLQHDNKLKEHSSEKTATGQHNLLSLSSKCERYDSNAPPPCFPDDDKSPAFGVTCDRCGCRGRSGILSCGPKLIRNVEYISNCFREQRATSLKVAEWKKVAKVMDRFFMWIFFIMVFLMSILIIGKAPGVQE; translated from the exons ATGGAGAGAACGCAGCACGGGATGGTGATGATAATCTCTGCGTTACTGCTCATTGAAG tgGGTCAGTGTGCTCAGGGTCGATTCACACAGAAGCTCTTGAATGATCTGATGGAGAATTACTCTAGCGCTCTGCGACCGGTGGACGACACCGACAAAACCCTCAACGTCACCCTGCAGGTCACACTGTCTCAGATCAAAGACAtg gatgaGAGGAATCAGGTGTTAATTGCGTATCTGTGGATCAGACAGACATGGAATGATGCTTATCTGAAATGGAATAAAGAGGATTATGATGGTCTGGAGGTCATACGCATTCCCAGCAGCCTCGTGTGGAGACCAGACCTGGTGCTCTATAACAA ggcAGATGATGATTTCTCTGGGCCCGTGGACACAAACGTTGTGTTGCGTTATACCGGAGAGATCACGTGGGACGCTCCTGCCATCACTAAGAGTTCATGTGTGGTGGACGTCTCTTACTTTCCCTTTGACAGCCAGCAGTGCAACTTAACATTCGGCTCATGGACCTACAATGGGAACcag GTGGACATCACCATGGCGATGGACAGCGGCGATCTGTCTGACTTTGTGGAGAACGTGGAGTGGGAATGTCACGGAATGCCAGCCACCAGGAACGTGATCATGTACGGATGCTGCTCGGATCCGTATCCCGACATCACGTACACGCTCCTGCTGCAGAGGCGGAGCTCCTTTTACATCTTTAACCTGCTGCTGCCCTGTTTCCTCATCTCGTTCCTGGCACCACTGGGATTCTATCTGCCCGCTGACTCGGGTGAGAAGGTGTCGCTGGGCGTGACTGTCCTGCTGGCGCTCACCGTCTTCCAGCTGATGGTGGCGGAGAGTATGCCTCCATCTGAGAGGGTTCCTCTCATCG gtAAGTATTACATAGCGACGATGACTATGATCACAGCATCCACCGCTCTGACCATCTTCATCATGAACATTCATTTCTGTGGAGCGGACGCTAAACCCGTACCACACTGGGCCAAAGTTCTCATCATTGACTACATGTCCAAGATCTTCTTTGTCTATGAGGTCGGGGAAAGCTGTGCTTCACCGTTTGGACATACCGAAGATTCTAAGCCACAACACAATCCCAAGAACCGCAGTCCGAACCTTCAGCATGATAACAAACTGAAAGAACATTCATCAGAGAAGACTGCGACTGGACAACAcaatcttctctctctctccagtaagTGTGAGAGATACGATTCTAATGCCCCGCCCCCCTGTTTCCCTGATGATGACAAATCACCCGCTTTCGGTGTGACATGTGACCGTTGTGGCTGTCGGGGCAGAAGTGGAATTCTAAGCTGTGGCCCGAAACTGATCCGGAATGTCGAATACATCTCAAACTGCTTCCGGGAGCAAAGAGCGACCTCTCTGAAAGTGGCTGAATGGAAGAAGGTTGCCAAGGTGATGGACCGATTCTTCATGTGGATATTCTTCATCATGGTCTTCCTCATGAGCATCCTCATCATTGGCAAAGCACCTGGAGTGCAGGAGTGA